One stretch of Arachis hypogaea cultivar Tifrunner chromosome 20, arahy.Tifrunner.gnm2.J5K5, whole genome shotgun sequence DNA includes these proteins:
- the LOC112782812 gene encoding UDP-rhamnose/UDP-galactose transporter 4, with amino-acid sequence MSSASKGDRKATLDAASWLFNVVTSVGIILVNKALMATYGFSFATTLTGLHFVTTTLLTTILKSLGYIQSAHLQSSDIIKFVLFANFSIVGMNVSLMWNSVGFYQIAKLSMIPVSCFLEVVFDNVRYSRDTKLSILLVLLGVAVCTVTDVSVNAKGFIAAVVGVWSTALQQYYVHYLQRKYSIGSFNLLGQTAPAQAASLLLVGPFLDYWLTSKRVDAYGYSLTSILFIILSCSIAVGTNLSQFICIGRFTAVSFQVLGHMKTILVLILGFIFFGKEGLNLQVILGMVIAIAGMIWYGNASSKPGGKERRSFSLPKTQDYSSLPVSSEPDEKV; translated from the exons ATGTCTTCTGCAAGCAAGGGCGACAGGAAGGCTACCCTTGATGCAGCATCATGGTTGTTCAATGTAGTCACATCTGTAGGAATAATCCTTGTGAATAAAGCATTGATGGCTACTTATGGTTTCAGTTTTG CTACAACTTTGACTGGTCTGCATTTTGTCACAACAACTTTGTTGACTACCATTCTTAAATCACTTGGATATATCCAAAGCGCTCATCTTCAATCATCTGATATCATCAAATTTGTTTTATTTGCAAATTTCTCCATTGTGGGAATGAATGTGAGTTTAATGTGGAACTCTGTTGGTTTCTATCAG ATTGCCAAGCTGAGTATGATCCCAGTATCTTGTTTCCTGGAAGTTGTTTTTGACAATGTGAGATATTCAAGAGACACAAAGCTTAGTATTCTTTTGGTTCTGCTTGGTGTCGCTGTTTGTACAGTAACTGATGTCAGCGTCAATGCTAAGGGTTTCATAGCTGCTGTAGTAGGAGTTTGGAGCACAGCACTGCAGCAATAT TATGTACATTACCTTCAAAGAAAGTATTCTATTGGATCATTTAACTTGTTGGGCCAGACTGCACCAGCACAGGCAGCTAGTTTACTGCTAGTAGGCCCCTTTCTGGACTATTGGTTGACAAGCAAACGAGTTGATGCCTATGGCTATAGTTTGACATCCATT TTGTTCATCATTTTGTCTTGCTCTATCGCGGTAGGGACAAACCTCAGCCAGTTCATATGCATTGGTAGGTTTACAGCTGTATCATTCCAAGTCCTCGGCCATATGAAGACAATTCTGGTCCTGATCTTAGGATTCATCTTCTTTGGAAAAGAAGGTCTCAATCTACAAGTAATTCTAGGTATGGTCATTGCAATAGCGGGAATGATCTGGTATGGCAATGCTTCTTCTAAGCCAGGGGGGAAGGAGCGCCGTAGCTTTTCCCTTCCTAAAACTCAAGATTATAGTTCACTACCTGTATCCTCTGAACCAGATGAGAAGGTATAG